From one Mytilus edulis chromosome 1, xbMytEdul2.2, whole genome shotgun sequence genomic stretch:
- the LOC139526925 gene encoding equilibrative nucleobase transporter 1-like isoform X1 has translation MACYRKFRGLCTVWCSVEILLFSGIIYGWSSLVFIFTNEGFYADLCKKNQLITDVEINFTHGENVSGIYSGDHRNNITFFDSNDEEYKDCTEQESRLGLFFSIGVGFTWAGMAILGPMTKALGTRITRIVILLVYEIGLFCLAFTTTETSWLICPGLCCIGVAGLAHFASNIQVANLFQGFSSTIVALFCGLFDSSSVILQVVKIAYGLGIGRRESFLFLACLYLVMIGTSTFFILPKCYITSNEKLDEVEICVTSDSGLQYTEIQRTDKPSMVTKTNPKKGVLSYMKSMTYISHVCWMTIHCLLFSTFLNLLYIRIDKLANGEVSTVSYYVGVFAYTTMGSGIGSVVAGLIYDAERRRYSDFSKTEKKWKPVVIPMTACGIFIAAVFSFLLVENISFLFPSFVLFTLFRNFLFSIGVAFVNEAFPSEYFGPLYGFMTFINGVFSLTQYGLVKWAVSSQSRCKQVYIALIIMASITFLHPLQLWIRSNKMKKLPQLTHKSDEAVPLQDKA, from the exons ATGGCATGTTACAGAAAATTCCGCGGGTTATGTACTGTGTGGTGTTCTGTTGAAATACTATTATTCTCTGGAATTATTTACGGATGGAGTTCTCTcgtatttatatttacaaacGAAGGATTTTATGCAGATCTCTGTAAGAAAAATCAATTGATTACTGATGTTGAAATAAACTTCACGCATGGAGAGAATGTATCAGGTATTTATAGTGGTGATCATAGAAACAATATAACATTCTTTGATTCTAATGATGAAGAATATAAAGACTGCACAGAACAAGAGAGTCGACTGGGACTCTTTTTTTCCATTGGTGTTGGTTTTACATGGGCAGGAATGGCCATTCTCGGACCTATGACAAAGGCACTTGGAACACGTATTACCCGGATTGTTATTTT ATTGGTATACGAAATTGGACTCTTTTGTCTTGCATTTACAACAACAG aaacatCCTGGTTAATATGTCCAGGTCTTTGTTGTATCGGAGTTGCTGGTCTTGCACACTTTGCTAGTAATATCCAA GTAGCGAATCTCTTTCAGGGATTCTCGTCAACCATTGTAGCATTATTCTGTGGACTCTTCGACAGTTCGTCAGTTATTTTACAAGTAGTCAAG attgcATATGGATTGGGCATTGGACGCAGGGAGTCTTTCCTATTTTTGGCTTGCCTGTATCTTGTAATGATCGGAACAAGCACTTTCTTTATATTGCCAAAATGTTACATTACTAGCAATGAGAAGCTGGATGAAGTTGAGATCTGTGTTACCTCTGACAGCGGCCTTCAGTACActgaaatacaaagaactgatAAACCAT CTATGGTGACAAAAACTAACCCTAAGAAAGGTGTATTGTCTTATATGAAATCTATGACATATATTTCACATGTCTGTTGGATGACAATCCACTGTCTGCTTTTCTCTACATTCCTGAATTTACTGTATATCAGAATAGATAAATTAGCCAATGGCGAAGTATCTACAG TTAGTTACTATGTTGGTGTATTTGCCTATACTACAATGGGATCAGGGATAGGGTCTGTAGTTGCTGGTCTTATCTACGATGCTGAACGGAGAAGATATTCAG ACTTTTCAAAAACTGAAAAGAAATGGAAGCCAGTAGTAATACCGATGACAGCATGTGGAATATTCATAGCAGCCGTATTCAGCTTTTTACTTGTAGAAAATATAAGTTTTTTGTTTCCTAGTTTCGTTTTGTTCACACTATTCCGCAATTTTCTCTTTTCCATTGGAGTAGCATTTGTAAATGAAGC ATTTCCTTCCGAATATTTTGGACCTCTGTATGGTTTTATGACTTTTATAAATGGAGTGTTTTCATTAACGCAATATGGATTAGTCAAGTGGGCTGTATCCTCTCAAAGTCGATGTAAACAG GTATATATTGCTTTAATCATTATGGCATCAATTACATTTCTACATCCGCTACAGTTATGGATAAGGTCCAACAAAATGAAGAAACTTCCACAATTGACACATAAAAGTGATGAGGCAGTTCCTTTACAAGATAAGGCTTGA
- the LOC139526925 gene encoding equilibrative nucleobase transporter 1-like isoform X2 yields the protein MGRNGHSRTYDKGTWNTYYPDCYFIGIRNWTLLSCIYNNRGVFENSTCCPTVKFPRSSIETSWLICPGLCCIGVAGLAHFASNIQVANLFQGFSSTIVALFCGLFDSSSVILQVVKIAYGLGIGRRESFLFLACLYLVMIGTSTFFILPKCYITSNEKLDEVEICVTSDSGLQYTEIQRTDKPSMVTKTNPKKGVLSYMKSMTYISHVCWMTIHCLLFSTFLNLLYIRIDKLANGEVSTVSYYVGVFAYTTMGSGIGSVVAGLIYDAERRRYSDFSKTEKKWKPVVIPMTACGIFIAAVFSFLLVENISFLFPSFVLFTLFRNFLFSIGVAFVNEAFPSEYFGPLYGFMTFINGVFSLTQYGLVKWAVSSQSRCKQVYIALIIMASITFLHPLQLWIRSNKMKKLPQLTHKSDEAVPLQDKA from the exons ATGGGCAGGAATGGCCATTCTCGGACCTATGACAAAGGCACTTGGAACACGTATTACCCGGATTGTTATTTT ATTGGTATACGAAATTGGACTCTTTTGTCTTGCATTTACAACAACAG AGGTGTATTTGAGAATAGTACTTGCTGTCCGACAGTAAAATTTCCCAGGTCATCGATAG aaacatCCTGGTTAATATGTCCAGGTCTTTGTTGTATCGGAGTTGCTGGTCTTGCACACTTTGCTAGTAATATCCAA GTAGCGAATCTCTTTCAGGGATTCTCGTCAACCATTGTAGCATTATTCTGTGGACTCTTCGACAGTTCGTCAGTTATTTTACAAGTAGTCAAG attgcATATGGATTGGGCATTGGACGCAGGGAGTCTTTCCTATTTTTGGCTTGCCTGTATCTTGTAATGATCGGAACAAGCACTTTCTTTATATTGCCAAAATGTTACATTACTAGCAATGAGAAGCTGGATGAAGTTGAGATCTGTGTTACCTCTGACAGCGGCCTTCAGTACActgaaatacaaagaactgatAAACCAT CTATGGTGACAAAAACTAACCCTAAGAAAGGTGTATTGTCTTATATGAAATCTATGACATATATTTCACATGTCTGTTGGATGACAATCCACTGTCTGCTTTTCTCTACATTCCTGAATTTACTGTATATCAGAATAGATAAATTAGCCAATGGCGAAGTATCTACAG TTAGTTACTATGTTGGTGTATTTGCCTATACTACAATGGGATCAGGGATAGGGTCTGTAGTTGCTGGTCTTATCTACGATGCTGAACGGAGAAGATATTCAG ACTTTTCAAAAACTGAAAAGAAATGGAAGCCAGTAGTAATACCGATGACAGCATGTGGAATATTCATAGCAGCCGTATTCAGCTTTTTACTTGTAGAAAATATAAGTTTTTTGTTTCCTAGTTTCGTTTTGTTCACACTATTCCGCAATTTTCTCTTTTCCATTGGAGTAGCATTTGTAAATGAAGC ATTTCCTTCCGAATATTTTGGACCTCTGTATGGTTTTATGACTTTTATAAATGGAGTGTTTTCATTAACGCAATATGGATTAGTCAAGTGGGCTGTATCCTCTCAAAGTCGATGTAAACAG GTATATATTGCTTTAATCATTATGGCATCAATTACATTTCTACATCCGCTACAGTTATGGATAAGGTCCAACAAAATGAAGAAACTTCCACAATTGACACATAAAAGTGATGAGGCAGTTCCTTTACAAGATAAGGCTTGA